The genome window tgcAAATCTGCTGACACGTTTCTCAAAGAAAACAGAAGGTACATGTTGTGTAAACTGccacaggagccgtatttattaccggacagacatacaAAGCACATGgtcgcgttcggtagagtccaGGGTCTCTCAAAATAACCTTATCTATTAGACAGCCGTTATAGTTTTGCActagaggacacttgtttgagtcTCTGTCCTTTCAGCAGGTGTGCCAATACCGTGGATACTCACATACACACTGCAGTCTGTGTCTCAAAGttgctaggctgcatccttaaggacgcatATGTCCTGCGACTCTCCTGTCCCAATCAGTCGGCTCCTCCGGACCCGGTCGAGGGACACATtcctccaggaggaggagccgacCGATTTGGACGACACATCTGAtccagcatatcccagcatgcagtgcgggccgacgaggatttaatttattcaggacgGAGGCAGTGATCCGCTAGCGCAgaagagttcacttttaaatgtagcCTTAAGTAATAGAATTCACTGGAATATCTACCAATAGAAGtcttataatataatatataacgtCACATCTTAGTTTATGAAATCAGTTAAGTTACGTGACGTTGGTAACCGATGTCGTGTTGTACATATTCTGTAATACAGTTAAAATAGCTTGTATCCTATGCTGTTGCTGTTCCTCTTTTTAGTGACTAcattgatggaatctcctctgccttaagatttcaatattacttttagctgaaagtaatTATAAATTAGTAAAGTATTATACATTAccagatttaatttgaatttaaaataactggaaaatgttcttctctcagcctgaagtATATCACGCTCCGGAGGAGAAGCGTAaattcctaaattaaatgaaataagattatCTTTATCTCTACTTTATATGTTTTTCTggttttaaggcttttattgttaagctcagcaggttgctaggcaacgggagcagcgcaggtaaagctgatgacgcaagcaggaagtccctGCCTAcgcggttgttggaggaccagacCAGGTCTACGAAGACTGCTgaaggctacaaggatgcagcctagccaCTTTGAGACTGTTTGTCTCACATAGCTGAACCatagctgattagtggagtcacatgacgccgctgctttctgtcaacagaccaacatgatgaagCCCCTCCCTTTCACCTCtgccacccccccactcccctcagtCCACATAcacgctctggggacgtggtggtgttgggtggtgttggtggtgtggtgcTCTGTAGCCCATATGTGAGAgtgatggttgtgtgtctctatgtgacTGGAGACCAGTCCAGTGGACCCTGTCTCCCCTCCCATGCTAACTGGGACTGACTCCACCCCCTTACAACCCTCTAAGGCGGGGTCTCAAAACTCAAATCAGGTGCACTGGacgccggagtttgagacccccgccggatgactttgctattgtgggaTTACAGAACGGTCCTCACACATGTGTGGCCGCTGGTGCTTCTTTTATATCCCCCCGCGTCGGTTGAAGCGTTCACCACCCTGCCCGGCTCGTCAGCGCCTCCGACTTTAATGGTCTGGTTCGATCAAAGTGGGCAGCATCTGAAAGGAGTTTGACGCCCCTGAAGATGATTGAacatatattatatcatatagCGAGTTGTGGAAAGTATTTCTATGTCCCGCCACTTCGTACTatatataatagtaataatactaTATAGAAACACATATTGTATTACTTTGTGTTATCTGTTTAACTGTttcatctccctctctgttGACGTCTCGCAGCACTCGACACTGTCTCGTAAGTTTGTTGAGGTGATGACTGAGTACAACACCACGCAGTCAAAGTACCGCGACCGCTGCAAGGACCGTATCCAGAGACAGCTGGAGATCAGTGAGTACTGGAACACACTGATCACACCGCGTGTGCAACATCCTTTACTCAGAAATAAGAAGAGTCGGATGGAAGTAATTCAGTtttaatgacatgtgatgtaccATGTGACATGCAACGTACTATGTGACATGTAACGTACTATGTGACATGTAACACACCATGTGACATGTGGCGTACTATGTGACATGTAACACACCATGTGACATGTGGCGTACTATGTGACATGTAACACACCATGTGACATGTGGCGTACTATGTGACATGTAACACACCATGTGACATGTAACGTACTATGTGACATGTAACACACCATGTGACATGTGGCGTACTATGTGACATACTATGTGACATGTAACACACCATGTGACATGTAACGCACTATGTGACATGTAACACACCATGTGACATGTGGCGTACTATGTGACATACTATGTGACATGTAACAcaccatgtgacatgtgacgtaCTATGTGACATGTCACACACCGTGTGACATGTGACGTACTATGTGACATGTGATGTACCATGTGACGTACTATGTGACGTGTAACACACCGTGTGACATGTGACGTACTATGTGACGTGTGATGTACCATGTGACGTACTATGTGATATGTAACACACCACGTGACATGTAACACACCATGTGACGTACTATGTGACATGTAAAACACCATGTGACTTGTGACAAACTATGTGACATGTAACACACcatgtgacatgtgatgtaccatgtgacatgtgacgtaCTATGTGACATGTAACACACCACGTGACATGTAACACACCATGTAACGTACTATGTGACTAGTAAAACACCATGTGACTTGTGACGAACTATGTGACATGTAACACACcatgtgacatgtgatgtaccatgtgacatgtgacgtactatgtgacatgtaacacaccatgtgacatgtgatgtaccatgtgacatgtgacgtaCTATGTGACATGTAACACACCATGTGACGTACTATGTGACATGTAACAcaccatgtgacatgtgacgtaCTATGTGACATGTAACACACCATGTAACGTACTATGTGACATGTAACAcaccatgtgacatgtgacgtaCTATGTGACATGTAACACACCATGTGACGTACTATGTGACATGTAACACACCATGTGACATGACACGTGCCCGTTCCTGCTCTAAAtgttctgtctctgtgttcCGTTTGCAGCTGGGAGAACCACCACCAACGAAGAACTAGAGGACATGTTGGAGAGTGGCAAGCTGGCCATTTTCACCGATGATGTAAGCACCGCACCTGAGCCTCACTTTAACTGAGCCATTCTGCTTCCCGCTATGGTTACCGTTACCTGGGCTGCAGAATCGCCACGAGGTGCGCTGAGACATCAAGTGAACACGGCCGTTGTCACATGGCATGTAACAAAAGGAGGATGCACTattagggcttttattttgactgcTTAACTATCATTCACTCTTTCAAACTAAAAGCTCAAATACATGCATGCACCTCTGCCTCTGTCCCAAGCTGAGCGAGTCACGTGACCTGATGGTTGCTGTTGGGTCACGTGACTTAACGGCGAGCTGAAAACCCAATCATTTGAGACTGAGCTCCTCTGGTTGAAACCACGCACACCTGTGATGTCACGGCGTCCCAACCAGTGGAGGTCAGACACGCGGTTTATAGTCGGCGTTAAGTCACACTGTAAGCAGGTAAGTAAACAGAACACGTCACACCACTCGGACCTGATGACAGACCTGGAGGTCAAATATCGCCACCAACGCTGGACCGAGCcgtcgggacagaggatgtcgcatgtgcaccgactgtaaagccctcacAGGCACATGTGTGCTTtggggctgtacaaaataaaatgattggaCTTGGAAACACAAATCGATTTTGACCGGACAAACGAAAAAATCGTTATTTCACAGTTTTTCAGAGTCACTTTCCTGATAAACTTTGACAATAGAGAACAGGGCTAGATCGCCATGATGttgattgaaaagaaaaaaggattttagAGGAGGGAGATTCACAGCTCAGTGTCTTTGTTATGAGCTTGATGTCATTAAAACTAGAGAGTCTCACTCTCGACTGCACATAATGGAAGATTAAAGCAGTTTTGCTTACTTGTTCTTTATTTGTATGCAGTCAACAATACTCTGCCTGGTGCACTTATCCGGGGCTCCGCGTAAGTGGTGCACCCCCTAAATCTGTCCCCCCTACAACAGTACTGCAACAAACGATCCTATTGTTACATGCAGCATCATAATGACACGAGTCTGAACTCTTCTGAGACCCGGCGGCCCTTAACTCAAAAGCAGGGTTGTTAGTCCCTGGTGGCAAGTTTCTGTTCCCCCAAACAGGTGAGTATTGTTCCTTCACCAAGAACGTAACACCTGCTGCCACAGTGTCAGCGCATCAGTAACAAAGGGTTTGCAGTGTCTGTTTGCTGAATAACGGTAGAGATTTAAGGGGCTTTTGGAAGTTGAGTAAATTTGAAGCTTTGACTTCACGTGGCTGTAGCAGAGTTAGCTTGTTATTTCCATGACGGTTACAGGAAATGAGCCGAACCGTTACCATAGTTACCATAGTAACTAATAACTACAGACATTTCTCTTTTACTGGTCAAACGAGCTGTACAACGTTATTCTGGCTCTTGTGTTTTGTATTGTTGGTAAACCATTGGGGCGAAGTAACGCTTGGGCTAAAAGACGTCCTGTCCCTCAGATCAAGATGGACTCTCAGATGACCAAGCAGGCCCTGAACGAGATCGAGACCCGGCACACCGAGATCATCAAGCTGGAGAACAGCATCCGTGAGCTGCACGACATGTTCGTGGACATGGCCATGTTGGTGGAGAGCCAGGTGGGGGCGTGAAAGCGTCAGATGAATGTCAAAGTAAAACAGAGCTGATGAGCCAACGAGACATGAACCAGCATCGGGCCTTTTACAcattcattctttatttaagTTCTAGTAAGTCCATCTTATTCTCCGTGACCTTTTTCCAGCTGCCCGCGTTGCGCAGCGTCCTGGTGGCGTGAGAGTCGCCTCCAACataaaagcacaaagcaagTCAGAAAcggttacgtgtgtgtgtgtgtgtgcgtttcagggGGAGATGATTGACAGAATCGAGTACAACGTGGAGCACTCTGTGGACTACGTGGAGCGAGCCGTGTCCGACACCAAGAAGGCCGTGAAGTACCAGAGTCAGGCCCGCAAGGTAACGTGTGCGTCCGCCCGGACGCCGCCGTGACCGCAAAGCGCCGCcgcccacctgtgtgtgtgtgtctccccctgCAGAAGAAGATCATGATCATCATCTGCTGCGTCATCCTGGGCGTGGTCCTGGCGTCGACCATCGGCGGCACGCTGGGCTTCTAGACCGCCGACCGCCAGCATCGAGACGGGAAACCATGACGACGAAAACGACGACGACCACGACGACGCGACTGAAAAACTTGAAACACAAATGCAAGACAGACAACAATCAGCTAGGAAGAGAAAACGATCCAATCACAGTTTGAAACATGGGGCCGGGTGGGGTTCaaaaaacaaaggcaaaaaaaacacgGCAGCCTAGCTGACCGAAATACGCCGCGTATACAAAAAGAAGGGTACAAATAAACCCGCTATTTATTGCAGATGTACACGTGTTGAACATACATGCGTTGGTTAACCTGTAAAGAAACATTAACGTTAGTTTGGTTCGCCTTGTTTCCTTATTATTTCTTTGGGGAGTCTCTGGGGAAATGAAGCCGGCCGCGTGGGGAGGCGTTCCAGCTCAGGGGGGGGCGACCTGTAGGACGAGGAGAGAGGGCGACACGCCGCCATCAGCCGGTGGACCgcaaggtgtgtgtttgtggggggggtcGTCATTGCAGCAGGGcaggtttccatgacaacaggcTCCCCTTCATGTCACATCTATCCAACCaaagagcaggggggggggggcgagagctGAAGGTGGGGGTTCATAGGAGCCGGGAGGAGGCGGGCAGTCAATCTATGCAGTTTAGATAAATGGAAGACGACTCGTCCCGCCTCCCCGAGTCTGCCAATGAGGACAGGGCTGTTCTTCCAGAAGATTCtaagaaaataacaataaacagaacacattaAAAAGTGAATGAGAAGGAAACCGAGTTGACGAAGGAGCTCCCGGCCGGAGGCGCGGTTTGCCGTTGCTTGGTGGTCCCGGGGCCTGTCCGCCCCACGTCATCTCTGCTACTGTTCATCCGCCCCCCCGCGTCCACCGTTCTTTGGGGTTGGTGATACGAGGCTTCGTCCCATCTGTGGATCATGTGACACGCATCCACCACACGGCGTGTGCATAAAGAACTTGTATACATACACACCggacccccccactcccctctgtGTTACATATCACGCCAGTGCTAGACTGGGTCGCTTAGCATGCCGTAGCGTTAGCTCGTGTTACATGTAGGTCGTGTAGAAGCTGCTTGTTGGAGattgatctcttttttttcgggtctttttatttgacatgaaatacacTTTTCGTGTGTCCAGACTGGTGTTGAGGAACAAATAAACCTTTGAGCTCGTTCGCTGATCTCAACACGAGGTTCCATCGCTTGTTTTTTCCAGAGCGGTTCTTTCTTTGCTAATTAGATCTGACGACGACCGTTCTTTGCAAATTTTGTGAAACGAGGTgtattttctctccttttggCCTCTTTCACAACGATGTAGCAATATACACAGAAATCATACGACGTATTAACTGTCTATCAGACACCGTTAGCATTAGCCGCGCAACTCCCTCTGCTTCTTTTACAGCAGCGAAGCTTTTCAACGGGAGATCATTTGAAGCGGCGTGTAAACCTCAACACTGCTCTGGGTCGGGGCCACACGCGTGTGCGTTACGTTTGTCGTACTAGCATGTTTTGTTCTGTTAATGTGATTCCGTGTTGAGAAGTAACACTATACGTGTGTGTTGCCCCGATCAGGATgcacggggtgtgtgtgtgtgtgtgtgtgtgtgttgaaaatgaCTACACGGTATTGTGACTCTGGCTTCACGTCAGGGGGCAGGGAGGCGctttgaggagggaggggggcaaacGCCACCTTAAACCCACCCGACCGCCCCGCGCTTCACTCAGTCAAAGCAATAAAGTCACTTTGTTATCGCTAAGTTTCATTTAGAAGGATAAAGTGTTAGCTAGCCGTCTCCACCCGAACCCGACGCTGCCTCGCAAAGCGGCCGCAATCTTATCACCTGGAGTCCAAACATCGGCGTCTTTAGGCTCCTCTGGACGTCTTTACGCGTCTTTAGGCTCCTCTGGACGTCTTTACGTCCTGACGAGGCTCCTTCCGGTCGCTGAGCGGAGCTGCTTGTTGAACACGTGTGTCTTTGGGCGTCGTAGTGATAGATAGTGATTAGCGCCGTTACCCATCGATGTCTGTGATATTTGTCGCTAGATTAAATAAAGAAACGAGGGCTTTGAGCTCCAGGTTTGGAGAAGAGTGGATGTgggactttttcttttattcttttacttcCCAAAACCAAAATTTCTGTGTTGACCAAAGCTTAGCAAACACGAGCCCTCCGAGCAGCATCAGTCCAGTAGACGTGTAGATCCGTAGATGTAGAATGAAGCACTTTTCTCTGCTGTAGTGTTGGTAGATTCATCCCGTCTTTCTGAGTGTTTTTTAGATGTACAACAGACACTGAATCTGTTCACAAAGGGATTTAACCAGTTGTTTTAACTACATTTCCCAGGTGTCTCCGCGGAGCTCTCAAACCATGTTGGGTTTCCCTCTAAAGATCACGGTGGGCGGTCGTTGTGGGCGGTTGTTGTGGGCGGTTGTGGGCGGTTGTTGTGGGCGGTTGTGGGCGGTTGTTATGGGCGGTTGTTGTGGGCGGTTGTTGTGGGCGGTTGTTGTGGGCGGTTGTTGTGGGCGGTTGTTGTGGGCGGTTGTTGTGGGCGGTTGTGGGCGGTTGTTGTGGGCGGTTGTGGGCGGTTGTTGTGGGCGGTTGTGGGCGGTTGTTGTGGGCGGTTGTGGGCGGTTGTTGTGGGCGGTTGTGGGCGGTTGTTGTGGGCGGTTGTGGGCGGTTGTTGTGGGCGGTTGTGGGCGGTTGTTGTGGGCGTTCCGATGTTTAGCCGGCGGAAGGCAGAGCAGCGGCATGAGGGTCTCTTGCTGTGTTTCCTGTGACGTTCCTGTGATTTTCGCCCTTCTGTCTTCCTTTTTCCTGTTTGTGTCGTTGGTTGtacggaaaaaaaagagtattgaGCCTGAGAGCCTGAGAGCTCCCGTCCCCGGGGGCCCTCGCCCCCCCGCCGTGTGTAACGATGATTATACTGATCACATCAATAATAACAATGGTAATAAAAAAGGCATGCAAGCGTTGTGGAGTTTGCATGATGGTGTTTTTTGTACCCCACCCTCAACCTGCCCTCCATGTCGAGCACTTTACCGCTCAGCCGACCTGATGTTGGGTTGCacattagcacgttagctgACTACTTGTTCCTACTTGCGATCTCGGCTGGTTTTGAATCTCAAAGGTTAAACACGTGATTAGTTGGTCACTTGGTCGGAGTTAGAAGGACTGAGGGGAACTTTTCAAAGCAGAACTTTTGAAATATGCTGCCGTTACTTACAGCCATCTTTGCCCCCGTCAGTGACCTCCAACCCCTGTCACCCCCCCGGATTACCTCGGTTACCATCTGTGTGCTGTTTGCTTCCATGGATGCGTGTTGTGTGTTATtgggccccccggcccccctcggGCCTCCTGTCAGTGAACCCGGTTCAACCTGTGCGCGTCCAGTTGGTTTAGATGTGCGAAGCCGCTTGATGAATtccacttttgtttgtttgttttcattgttgACAGATGGAAGAAGAGATCCAACATATTTATAGGACGCTATGATcgctgttattatttattaacattCAAACCAAAGCGCCCCCTTCATGTAATCAAAAAATGATTTGCGCCAAAATCAAAGAGCACAAAGTTTAAACTTAAGAAAGATATTTGTTACAAACAGTAAAAATATGTCGTAACAAAACCTCTAAATGTtactaaacaacaacaacggcccCCAAGCCGCTGCGCGCCCCCCTTTCCTTTACTCATGAGCATCGATTATGATAATTAGCATATTAGCTTCTCTACTCGAGGCCGAGGCCACGTGGTGCTTTCTTCTATTTAAAGATTTCGCTGTTCTTCttcatttgtttgtattgttctgTCGGTTCCTGCGCTCATGTCACCTTTTTAGGGTTTAGATGTTCTTCTGGCTCGTTagtctgtttcttcttctcgtctggTTTGTCTGGAACCCGTTCAAGGACTCGAGTGAAGCAGCGGACAAAAGTCGTAATGTTTTGATGCAAAATTAGTCACCTTTTGTTTGGGATTTGAGATTTGCTTTTatacaatttatatatataaatcgtACATCAACATACTGCGTTTctatagctgtgtgtgtgtgtgtgtgtgtgtgtgtgtgtgtgtgtgaaaccacGACCACTTCTGTTGGCTCTACAGTTTTTTTGACAGCGGGAagcaaaataaaatcataaagAGAGAGTTTGGTTGCCAAAGATTGACTcgccgttagccgttagctgctAGCCGCTGGCCGCTAGCCTGTGTGGAAGTGACCGCGTGTAGCGCCGCACACGGGTGCTGAAAGGAGACTTTCTGTAGCTCGAGGTCGTGGTAACGTTACGTTTCTCGTCCTCAATCACAACGTGGTTCAGCTTCAAGTTTCTCGTTTCCATTCGTCTGTTGTCGGACGATTAAACTCTTTCAACGTGATGATTTTTGTCTTCCTGAAGAATCGTTTCtcagtgaaaaacaacaacctgttGATGATTATGAAGTGGAGGCGtttgtttacttgtttgttgtttgcttcATTCTGCTCGCTCTCCATCGCACGATTGGGTTCCAATCATAGTTATTTATCCTTTgtagggagaggggaggagtcaTGGGGGAGGGGCAATAAGCTAGGCCACGCCCACACATTCCCTGTCACAGCAAGTAGGAAACTTAAATGACATTGCTATTatcctcattattattattattattattaccataaaTGACAAATATTAATGCaggaaaacatttgcaaaaaccAGAGGGCGACTTTTAAAAAGGGTGTAATGATTCTGTAATAGCAATGAAGTACAAAAGGAGTTATGctataataaataatactagtaatattgaatattgaatGCTCGCAATTTTGTCAAAATGAAACTGGATTATTTGTGTTATGTAATTATTGTAAATAActtcaaagagagaaaaaatgacTTGCATGTCTATGTATAAATCTACTGAGATATCTATTCCCTTCAAAGTTGACGAGTAGCTTGATCTCTGTCCTCCCTCCCGATCGTCTTTGCTCTCCGCGTGGTTGAGAGAcgacagcagagagacagacacacaaagcatcCAGCGTCTTCGTTTGTCTCGCTCAGTTCAGacactgcttttaaaaaacaaaaacaaaaacggtgttgttgttgttgttttcctcaaaTGAACTCAGAACCCGTTTACAAGTGGAAAGAAAACCCGGCCACAATCACACCTACGTCAATCATACCTGTCCCAGAGGCTCCGCCCACTGGCTCCTCTGATGAAAGTGCTTCCCTCCATATTAGAAGagttaatcccccccccctcacttagcgggtctctctctctctctctgcttgtctGTCTGACTCTCTCGACCACAGCTACCCACCACCCGGTCTCTCTACCTACCATGTACCCCAGCAATTAGCCCATACCCACTGCTAACCTTCGCTAGCACCCACTGCTAACCTTCGCTAGCACCCACTGCTAACCTTCGCTAGCATGTGCAGATCAAGGATGGCGGCAAATTTGAGCATTGTTGACAAAGACGTGCCGTGTTGATTTACTGATTGTGGAGAGGTTTCTTTTAGTAAAAACCAAATCACCATCAGGTGTAAATCAATGGTCTCAGTCCCACTGTAAGTCAATGGTCTGACCTCGTCTCAGTCCCACTGTAAGTCAATGGTCTGACCTTGTCTCAGTCCCACTGTAAGTCAATGGTCTGACCTCGTCTCAGTCCCACTGTAAGTCAATGGACTGACCTCGTCTCAGTCCCACTGTAAGTCAATGGTCTGACCTCGTCTCAGTCCCACTGTAAGTCAATGGTCTGACCTTGTCTCAGTCCCACTGTAAGTCAATGGTCTGACCTCGTCTCAGTCCCACTGTAAGTCAATGGTCTGACCTCGTCTCAGTCCCACTGTAAGTCAATGGTCTGACCTCGTCTCAGTCCCACTGTAAGTCAATGGGCCGCTCACCATCACGTATTTGTCCGGGTTCCTGGAGGAGGTTTTAGTGTCAGTTTCTCAAAGATGTGGAAGCCACTCAAAGCTGAGCTCCTCATCGGAAGCAGCTTCGCGCCTTCAAACGTTCTGAGGACgaagttaccccccccccccccccccccccccccctgtgggtCGGCGGGTCCGGCCTCAAAGGCCGACTGCAACGCGCGATATAAATATTCAGAGAAACCAGGGCTTTTGTCCATGATGAGCTCACGCCTCCAGCAGGGACCCCATTCACAGCTTTAACTCAGAATGCAGGGGGGGGTAAGACAAGAGGGGGGGTCACTAAAAACAACACACCCACTGAAGGACAGAGCGTCGCTCTCCACAACAACTTTGACTGGAAATGCAACTTGTCTCccgtttcttttttgtgtgtatgtgtgcgtagCGTAATGTAAAAGAGATCTGTCCCCCCTCCACGCCCCGTCccacccttcctccccctcctccccctcctctctcgtACTGCTGTTGGCTGTTCTGTTTAGTTCATGTGACGTGCCAGTATCCCTccccttttaccccccccctcttcatgGATCTTTAAGATGACAACTCTATGCAGATGCTGTCTTTTATAAGTGTGTcaaaattttaatttaaaataaaatcttcaacaaaaaaaaccctgacagacatattgaaatgaaaacaaaaaatgaataaagaaacgGATTGTTCAGTGTACTTGGTCTCATGTCTCCTTTGCTCACACTTTGCTCCTCCAGAGGTTTCAGTCTGTGCAGCAGCTGGAAGGATTTTATTGGTAAATATCAGTTCAAACCTCGGGATGAAAATGATTCTGTTATTGAAGTTTTATTTTTGCATACATTTTAGCATCTTCTTATTCATTAAAGCTTTGAAGAATGACTAATTGTTTTATATGGATCATTTTTCcttaacttttcttttctttatgtcctgactttttttgttaattaaaaaaaagataatttgttcaggaaagaaaatgagatatagattatataaataaaga of Gasterosteus aculeatus chromosome 11, fGasAcu3.hap1.1, whole genome shotgun sequence contains these proteins:
- the stx1b gene encoding syntaxin-1B — encoded protein: MKDRTAELRSAKDSDDDEEVVQVDRDHFMDEFFEQVEEIRGCIEKLSEDVEQVKKQHSAILAAPNPDEKTKQELEDLTADIKKTANKVRSKLKAIEQSIEQEEGLNRSSADLRIRKTQHSTLSRKFVEVMTEYNTTQSKYRDRCKDRIQRQLEITGRTTTNEELEDMLESGKLAIFTDDIKMDSQMTKQALNEIETRHTEIIKLENSIRELHDMFVDMAMLVESQGEMIDRIEYNVEHSVDYVERAVSDTKKAVKYQSQARKKKIMIIICCVILGVVLASTIGGTLGF